The stretch of DNA ACCGGCCGCCCCGGCTGGACCGCGCCGAGCAGGCGGCCGCCCTCCGGGACACCGCCTACGACGTGGTCGTGGTCGGCGGCGGCGTCACCGGCGCCTATACCGCGCTGGACGCCGCCACCCGCGGTCTGCGCACCGCCCTGCTGGAGAAGGACGACTTCGCCGCCGGCACCTCGTCCAAATCCTCCAAGATGATCCACGGCGGCCTGCGCTACATCGAGCAGGGCAACCTGCCGCTGGTCCGGCACTCGCTGCTGGAGCGCCAGCGGCTCCGCCGCAACGCCGGCCACCTCGTGCAGCGACTGCCGTTCCTCTTCCCGGTGCTGGAGCGCGATGGCGTCTTCGACAAGCGGCTCGCCACCGCCTTCGAGAGCCTGCTGTGGACCTACGACCTGGCCGGCGGCTGGCGCGAGGGGGTGCTGCACCAGCGGCTGAGCCGCGGCGAGGTGCTGGCGCACTGCCCCACCTTCAAACCCGGCGAGGTCCGCGGCGGCCTGCTCTACTTCGACGCCCGCGCCGACGACGCCCGGCTCACCCTCGGCGTCGTCCGCACCGCCGCCTTCTACGGCGCGACCGTGCTCAACGGCGCCCGGGTCACCGGGGTGCTCCGCTCCGGCGGCCGCGCCCGCGGGGTGATCGCGCACATCGGCGGGGACGAGGTCGAGGTGCGCGCCAAAGCGGTGGTCAACGCCACCGGCGTGTGGCTGCGCGACTGGTCCGGGGCGGGCGTGGGCGCCGAGGTGCCGACCATCCGCCCCGCCAAGGGCGTGCACGTGGTGGTGCCCTGGGCCAAGATCCGCAACGACTGCACGGTGACCATCCCGGTCCCGGGACGCAGCCGCCGCGCCACCATCACCCGCTGGGGGAACGTCTCCTACCTGGGCACCACCGACGAGGACTACGACGGCGACCTCGACGACGTGCACTGCACCCGGGAGGAGCTGGACTTCCTGCTGGAAGGGGCGCGCTCGGCGCTCGACACCGACCTGAAGGCCGAGGACGTGGTGGGGAGCTACGCCGGCCTGCGGCCGCTGGTCGCCCCGCCCGGCGGCAAGACCGTCGAGGTCAAGC from Nocardiopsis composta encodes:
- a CDS encoding glycerol-3-phosphate dehydrogenase/oxidase; its protein translation is MFRFPARKPKAQRSRLSYDRPPRLDRAEQAAALRDTAYDVVVVGGGVTGAYTALDAATRGLRTALLEKDDFAAGTSSKSSKMIHGGLRYIEQGNLPLVRHSLLERQRLRRNAGHLVQRLPFLFPVLERDGVFDKRLATAFESLLWTYDLAGGWREGVLHQRLSRGEVLAHCPTFKPGEVRGGLLYFDARADDARLTLGVVRTAAFYGATVLNGARVTGVLRSGGRARGVIAHIGGDEVEVRAKAVVNATGVWLRDWSGAGVGAEVPTIRPAKGVHVVVPWAKIRNDCTVTIPVPGRSRRATITRWGNVSYLGTTDEDYDGDLDDVHCTREELDFLLEGARSALDTDLKAEDVVGSYAGLRPLVAPPGGKTVEVKRNHEIRVDRDGLVTVVGGKLTTARHMAEQTVDRVERVLGRKGRCRTRDLNLLGAAGYDAEAVVASGGLAAHLGERYGTEARFVTDLVAEDPSLGEPVVEGLPYLKAEVVHALRHEMARGVDDVLSRRTRARLMARDASAAAAAEVGRICRRELGLSEEEAAAQVEQYTSAVARERRILMGE